From the Lathyrus oleraceus cultivar Zhongwan6 chromosome 3, CAAS_Psat_ZW6_1.0, whole genome shotgun sequence genome, the window TCTCAATACCAAAACTTTCGACATTGATATGGCGAGTTACAACATTTACAGCAAGATCTATCTTAGTATTGTATTTGCATTCGACTACGGGTTGAGCTTTGCAGCTCTTACAGCCACAATTTCACATGTTGTTCTCTTCCACGGTGAAATGATTCTCCAGATGTGGAAAAAGACGGAAAGTTCCTTAAAAAACCATCTCGGAGATGTCCATACAAGAATTATGAAGAAAAACTATGAACAAGTTCCTGAATGGTGGTTCGTTACCATTTTAATTCTAATGGTTATGATGGCTTTAGTAGCTTGTGAAGGTTTTGGCAGGCAACTTCAACTTCCATGGTGGGGAATCTTACTTTCTCTAGCAATTGCATTAGTTTTCACTTTACCAATTGGTGTCATTGAAGCAACAACAAACACAAGATCTCGTCTCAATGTGATCACAGAGTTGGTTATTGGTTTCATCTATCCTGGAAAGCCATTAGCTAATGTAGCTTTCAAAACCTACGGCCATATCAGCATGGTACAAGCACTTGCTTTTCTCGGTGACTTCAAATTAGGCCACTATATGAAAATTCCACCAAAATCAATGTTCATTGTGCAGCTTGTAGGCACGGTAGTTTCTTCATCTGTTCACTTTGGAACAGCATGGTGGCTTCTAACATCTATAGAGAACATATGCGATGAATCATTGTTGCCGAAAGGCAGTCCTTGGACATGTCCTGGTGATGATGTGTTCTACAATGCTTCCATCATATGGGGAATTGTAGGGCCAAAGAGAATGTTTACCAAAGACGGCATTTATCCTGAGATGAGATGGTTTTTCCTTATTGGTCTACTTGCACCTGTTCCAGTGTGGCTTCTATCTATCAGATTTCCTAACCACAAGTGGATTCAACTTATTAATTTTCCTATTATCATTGGAGGTGCGTCTAGCATTCCCCCTGTGAGATCTGTGAATTATATTAGTTGGGGAATTGTTGGAATATTTTTCAATTTCTATGTGTATAGAAAGTTCAAAGCATGGTGGGCTAGACATACTTATATTCTGTCAGCTGGTTTAGATGCTGGAGTTGCTTTTATGAGTTTAGTACTTTATTTTGCACTTCAATCTTATGGTATTTTTGGTCCAACCTGGTGGGGGCTTGAAGCAGATCATTGCCCTTTGGCCATATGCCCCACAGCTCCAGGTATACATGCAGAGGGTTGTCCTGTTCCCTGACTTCCATGTTACCATTCCATCACCAATATTGTCAAGTTAATTTGATATTGGATATGTAAAATGTGTTAGAAGTTGTAATTCAATATTTTAGAATGTAAGTTGTATTCAACTTAGGTGCGTTCGACCTAGTCGAAGTAGTAAGTTAGTTGAATAGAAGTTAAGTTGTATTCGACAGAGTCGAATACAACAAAGAGTTGTTATGTCGACGTGTGTGTTTGAATTGCCTATAAATAGGCATGTTATGATATAAACTCTTAACAGTTTTGTACGGCAATTCATTTTCAATAAAATTCTCTCTTCACATATAATATCTCTCTCTCTTCTTGAAACCTTAATTATTCCAATAAATTGGTTGCAGAGTCTGGTTGCGATTCAGGAAGAATTTGAAATGGCAAACGGTAACATCATCAACGCAATTTCCAACGAATCTATTGGTTTTTAAAGGGGAGAACCGTGAGAGGTGGGTTGCGCAAATGAAGGTCATCTTCAGATTTTAATATGTGGTTGAAAATGTGAATGATAGAGCACCGGCATTGAAAGCAAATGCGGACAATATTCAGAAGGCTGCGCACACGTAACAAAGGAAGAAAAATGGAAAAACTATGTTCTTGATCCATCAATGTGTGAATCCTAATGTGTTCAAGATGAATCATCCAAAGGAATGTGGAACAAGTTAAAGAACTTGTACGACGAGATGAAAAGATGAAGACGGTGAAGTTGCAGACGCTGAGAAAGCAATTTGAGATGACTTAAATGAAGAAAGATGAATCAGTCTCAGAATTCTTCTCGCGTGTGGTGTTGCTGATGAATCAGATGAAGGCGTGTGGTGAAGCAATCACTAGTTTGCAGAAGATTGAGAAAGTGTTTAGATCTATGACTCTAAATTTCGATTGTATTGTTGTGTCTATTGAAGAGTCCAAGAACCTGACTGAGATGAAGGTGGAAGAACTTCAAGCTTTATTGGAGGCTCGTGAGATAAGACTGGAGCAAAGGAACTCAGAAAGGGAGAAAGTGGCGGAACAGGAACTGCAAGCCAGATTCATCAAGAAGTTTGGAAAATAAAAGGCAGAGCAGAGAAAGAATCTTGCAAATGATGAGAGGTCAAGCAAGAATTCAACGAATCAATCTAATTCAATCAAGAAAATCATGGGCAACAAGGATTCGGGGAAGAAAGTTGACATGAAGGATGTGTGGTGTTACAACTATCAAGGATTTGGTCATTAGGCTCGAGATTGTTGAGGAAAGAAGGAGTCAAAAGAAAAAGATAATGGCGGAGTGTAATATGCACATGCTAGAGAAAGTGACTCTGATGGTATGATACTCATGTCAAATACTCAATCGAATAATGAACAAACCAATACGTGGTATATGAATTCAGGATGCACCAACCACATGATTGGTAATAAAAACTGGTTTACCAAATTAGATGAATCAGTCAAGAAAGTGATCAAATTTGCAGATGGTTGGCATGTCATATCAAAGGGAAGAGGAAACATAATTGTGGTAAGAAAAGATGGTAAGAGGGTCAGTATTACTGACGTATTGTATGTAGCTTCGATGATAAGTAATCTAATAAGCATATGTCAGTATTACTGGCATAGAAGGTTTGTCTAGTTGAATTATAATATTCAACATTCTTTCATCTTGTTAATATTGAAGTTGATCACTAGGGTTTAGTGATTGTTTGCCCCTGTCATGGGTTGTGTGACAGAGAAGAAAGTGAGAAGTTTCTCATGTTTAAAGGGAGACTCTAAATAGAAATTCATTGGATAGTTTTAGAAAGAGACATTGAACAACATATGATTTATTGTTTCTTGTAAGTCTAATTGTACTAAGCTActaatagtgaatttcctttcttggatTGTGGACTCAGTCCTCCAGACGTAGGTGTAGTTTCAACGAAATGAGTAAACAATTGATTGTATTTTTTATTGCTTTTCTGCTCCATTATCTAGTAATTGTTATTATAGTAATTTTGGTGTATCTTGTCGAACTAGTTGTTAAAGTATCGAGCTTGACATCTGTCCTCTGAGGAACAAAGTTTCAAATCTCCTTGTTTTTTATGTAACATTCTTCCCTAGTGATCACTTGTGCTAATGAAAGTGTTGGCTTTTAGGCAAGAGACACGTTGAATTTCCTCGCCTTGAGATCGTTCTAGAATGCCCCCACGAATATTTCTTGGTTTGGGGGGGACGACCTTTATGGTAGCTTCATTGAACCGGGCGAGAGAGTCCATCAACGATTCTGAAGGACCTTGTAGTATGTTGAACAAGCTGGTGGTGGACATTTTCCTATGACGGCTGATGGTGAAATGGTAGACATTTTCCTATGACGACTGATGGTGAAATGGTGTACGATTTTTTTCACCAGTTCCTGATAATTGACGATGAAGGCTCGGGGCAGACCCATATACCATTGCAAAGGTTGCATCCCTAAAGGTACCACATGACAGTTTACACTTCAAGGTGTCATACACTCCAATGATGGTCATTTGTGTGTCAATGGAGGCGATGTGTTCGTAAGGGTCACTACATTGCACGCATCGAACTTGGCAAAAAAGGGAGGCTTGAATCCTTCAGGGATAGGCACTTCCTATATTTCGTTTGAGAGTGGCTAGGGATCCAACACTTTCATCTCCTTTAAGGGATTGGTCTTTTTATGGTGCTGTTGGATATTGAGGAAGTTGTCCTCTAGGGTTTGGTTTTGATATCGTAGTTCATTCATGGCGACATGCATTTTCTCCATGGCATTGGCATCACTTCTTCCCCCGGTATCTTCAAGTGTTAGGAAAGGTGCTCTTCTGGGAAGGTACTCTCCTGTTAAGCATGGTTGAGAATATATGGGTATAGAAGCGGGGTTGCCAGCGAATATGGCGATTGTAGAAGAATGTATGACCCGTGTTAGTTTTATCGAGTTCCCGCGATGGACGCCAGAATACTAGTTAAAAAGTACATGTGTGTGTGGTATCCCTACAAGGATAGAGTATAATCATAGACCGTAGTAGTTTTTTAACAGTTAGGACTTACCCGTGATGACAAGAAACCCTATATGGTGGTGTTATTGTGTTTTTGGTGATAAGAGAGGTCAGATCATGTGAGGTTAGGTGCTTTGTGTATAAGCATTATGCTGGGTAAAAAGTGATTTGTCCTCTAACCTCAAAGGGTCAGATATTCATAGAGACTCTTGAGCTTAAGGTTTAGGAAACCCTAAGAAGTGGTAACATACCCCCTTAGCTAAGGATGACTGTTGAACACATATTTTCAAGGGAGTCGTGGTATGACTCGTTCTTGTATGACTAGTGGGGAGATAACAGTATTATACATGTCATATGTCCTAAACATGAGACCTCATACTCCGTAAAGGAAATGTCCGAAAGATGCCTTAATAGGCAAGGACCCTGGCGTCGCCCCTATTTGAGACTTAAAAAAATATAACATTACAACCATCATCAAACAAGGTCTCTCACCACTACGAGCAAGCCCTATCCATCATTAACTACAAAGATCTCTTGTTATCCCCTACCAGCAAAGGAATACCACGCACTCCTGTACTTTTTGATAAGTACAATCTCTAAGTTAGAAACGCTTCTCAATTTTTTTAACTTACATTCCATATACTTCATCTTATTTCTGCTTAGGTGAAATCCATGCATTTCTAAAACTCGTCTCCAAGTCTCAAGCATCTCATTTCTCCTTTCGACTCTCTAAATATGACCATATCATCTGTAAAAAAAATATGCATCTCGGTGCTAGCTATTGGTTGTGTTTCGTGTGTACATCCAAAATTAAAGTAAAAAAATAGGAGTTTATGATTAAACCTTAATGCAAACCTATTGTAATGGGGAAATCGTTTGACTCTCCACCCTGTGTCCACACAGTAGTTGATGCCTCTTCATACATATCTTGGATAACACGGATATATGTAATCCTAACCTCTTTCTTCCCGTATATTTATCATAAAAATCTCTCTAGACACTCTATCATACGCTTTCTCCATGTCAATAAAGATTATGTACGGGTCTTGTTGGTCCATTCGTTTATGCTCTATCACACATCGTACTAGATAGATTGCGCCCATGGTCTACCTTCCAAACATATAACTAATTTAATTCTAAGTGATTTGAGTTTATTTTCGTAGTCTCTGTCCAACCACTTTTTCCCATAACTTCATGATATGAGTCATAAGTTTAACCCCATAATTTGCATAAGTTTTATATCTTTTTTTTTTAACCAAAACTTTGTCTTCTTCATCTCTAACACACTTCATTTTATCCAAATCTTTTGTCTTTCTTTCTCTTCCCTTAGCAAATCTATATATAGATTTTTCTCCCTCTATGATTTAAAGATTAGTATAATTCGTCAAAAACATGAAATTTTACTTTGGTCTCGTTCTTAACTTTCTTatatttttctcaattttcaatatttttaCAAATTATTCATGTAACCAAACAGACAAAAAAACTTGAAAAATTCTAATGTAGCTTGGCGTATACGGCTAAGATTTTAACTCCAAATAGTTTAAGGTAATTTAATGCTATCTTTGGTAAAAATATCAATTGAGTGATAAATTAGTTCATAGTTATAATTTATAATTAATGATAGATGACGGATAGTTTATAAGTTATTGTAGATAATTGATGATTGATAGTTGATAAATTAAttgaagtgtttgataaaattaatGGTTCAACTAACTTGTAAATGTAAAATgacataaaaaaatatttaatatttatttattttatttttaattataataaattataaagaataaaatattatttttattaaaataataaaaatattatgGAAGAAAAAAAGGATAAATTATAAATtgaatttttatttaaaatagcGTCTGAAAAATAGTGACTTACCAAAGTTGGTAGTACATTTAGTGTGCGGCTTTtgaaaaaacagaaaaaacagaTTATAAATTTTTATATCTACTCAGATGCTAGGGTATGGATGAGCTGGAATTTTCAGAAGGTTCCTTGTTGATTCACCTTACATGTGGTGGCCTGAAAACCTTGTGCAAGTGTCTCTATTTAGAGCATttcatgaaaaataaaaaagGCATGAGGAGGTACTTCTAGGCTGCAATTCTTTTTCATATTCTTTGTTGCTAGCTTTGCATATTACATCGTTCTCGAGTACCTTTTCAAAGCAATATCAATTGTCTCTTTTGTTTGCTTGATTTGGAAAGATTCTATCATTGCACAACAGATTGGTTCAGGAATGAAAGGCCTTAGTGTTGGTTCATTCGACCTAGATTGTTACACGGTTGCTGGCTTCTTAGGCAGTCCTTTGGTTGTTCCTGGATTTGCCGTCATCAACATACTGACTGTTTTTTTATTGTATATGTATGTTTTGATTCCAATTGCCTATTATAACAATTTATATGATGCTCAAAACTTTCCACTCATCACCTCTCACACATTTGACTCTACTGGTTCAACATACAACGTTACTCGCATTCTCAATACCAAAGCTTTTGACATTGATATGGAAAGTTACAACAGTTACAACAAGATCTATATGAGTGTCACGTTTACATTCAAATATGGGTTGAGCTTCACTGCTCTTACAGCCACTATGTCCCACGTTGTCCTCTTCCATGGAGAAATGATTCTACAAATGTGGAAGAAGACAACGAGTTCGCTAAAACAAATCGGAGATATGCATACAAGAATCATGAAGAAAAACTATGAGCAGGTCCCTGACTGGTGGTTTATCATTATTCTAATTCTAATGGTTATGATGGCCTTAGTGGCCTGCGAAGGCTTCGACAAGCAGCTCCAACTTCCATGGTGGGGAGTCTTACTTTCTCTATCAATTGCATTATTAGGTTAATCATTACCATGCTGCAGGTTTATGATCATGGCCTTGTTTCTGCAGGTTTTATGTTGCAAGGTTGTGCCTTGGTAAGGTTTGATGCAAGGTTTTACACCTGGTTCTGCTGGGACCTTTTTGCATTATGGTTTTGCTGTTTGAATTGCAAGTTTTGTCCTTATTGGTCCATTGTTATGCTACATTGGTTTGCTCCTGGTATGGCTATTAGGTGATCCATTTCAAGTCTTAAATGTGCATTGCATTCATGAATTGCATCTTACAACATGGAGTCCAACTTGGTTCAGCTTGGTGCAACATATCATGTAGTGTATGCATTGTTGTTTGGTAGTATCATGATTGACATGGCATTGTTGGATGTTGGTAGGATTCAACTGGACTACACAATTCTGGCTTGGCCTATGTCTTGGAATATTTGTGAAATGTTCAGATGCAACATGCTAACTGGTTGGTTGGTGTGTTGCTGTCATGGTCATCTAGTATGCAGGTAATTCTGTTTGTTGTTGATCTATGTAATTGTCTTGGTTTGCATCATGTTGCAGGACTGCCTTGTTTGGCTTGAGTTTGAAACAAGTTTGTGGTTTTAGTTTCATGGTAAGTCAACACACTTCATGGCTTGGTATTGATGATGTTTCTTGCTGGTCATGGCTTTGGTTTGTGCAATTATTCTTTAGGTCCTGTTACATTGTTAGTGAACTGGTATGCTTGAATGTATGTTGGCATATTTCATGGCAGGTTGTTATGATGTGCTTCAAATTGATCCAAGGAAGGCAATGCAACCGGATACTCATGTTGTAGAATAAATGCCATGATTTGGCTTGGACCCCCTGGTGTGACATGGATTTGGATGTCACTCTGTCATAGATTCTTTCCAATTAATATAGTGTTGCTTAGTCTTGGTAGTATAGGTTTATTCAAATGGCA encodes:
- the LOC127126295 gene encoding oligopeptide transporter 5, with protein sequence MEAEIPSGQVSTSIAIADSEKDEYSINDSPIEQVRLTVPITDDPSQPALTFRTWFLGLTSCVLLAFVNQFLGYRTNPLKITSVSAQIITLPLGKLMAATLPTQPIQVPLTTWSFSLNPGPFSLKEHVLITIFASSGSSGVYAISIITIVKAFYHKNIHPVAAYLLALSTQMLGYGWAGIFRRFLVDSPYMWWPENLVQVSLFRAFHEKEKRPKGGTSRLQFFFLVFVASFAYYILPGYFFQALSTVSFVCLIWKDSIIAQQIGSGMKGLGVGSFGLDWNTVAGFLGSPLAVPGFAIINILAGFLLYMYVLIPIAYWNNLYDAQKFPLISSHTFDSTGSTYNVTRILNTKTFDIDMASYNIYSKIYLSIVFAFDYGLSFAALTATISHVVLFHGEMILQMWKKTESSLKNHLGDVHTRIMKKNYEQVPEWWFVTILILMVMMALVACEGFGRQLQLPWWGILLSLAIALVFTLPIGVIEATTNTRSRLNVITELVIGFIYPGKPLANVAFKTYGHISMVQALAFLGDFKLGHYMKIPPKSMFIVQLVGTVVSSSVHFGTAWWLLTSIENICDESLLPKGSPWTCPGDDVFYNASIIWGIVGPKRMFTKDGIYPEMRWFFLIGLLAPVPVWLLSIRFPNHKWIQLINFPIIIGGASSIPPVRSVNYISWGIVGIFFNFYVYRKFKAWWARHTYILSAGLDAGVAFMSLVLYFALQSYGIFGPTWWGLEADHCPLAICPTAPGIHAEGCPVP